Below is a genomic region from Azospirillum brasilense.
CCGATGCGGAAGTCGCCGAGCAGGGCGACCTGGAAGGCAGATCCGGCGGCGACGCCGTTCAGCGCGATGATCAGCGGCTTCGACAGGGTGCGCATGCGGTGGTAGAGGCGCTCCCACTCCGCCACCCACTCCTCGGCGCGGTCGGCGTCGAAGGTCTTGGTCTCGTTCAGGTCCTGGCCGGCGCCGAAGGCGCGGTCCCCGGCCCCGGTGAGGATGATCGCGCGCACACCGTCCTGGTTCTCGAACTGGTCGAAGGCGACGACCAGCTCGTCGCGCATCGCGGCGTTCCAGGCGTTCAGGATCTCCGGGCGGTTCAGCGTGATGATGCCGACCGGGCCGCGGACCTCGGTGAGGATGAATTTGAACACGGGACCACTCCTGTAAGCGGGGCGTTTCGCGCGCCTTGCGGATGTTCCGGCGCCCCTCGGGGCGGCGCGTCGTATTGCAATACGATACTTGGTATTGAATAGCTTGGCTTGCTTTGCTAGACCTGTCAACGGTATCTCTCGCACACGAACCACAGGACCGATCGCCATGGCTCCGCGCCGTCCGTCTTCCCGACAGTCAGACACGGAATCCGCAACCGCCGTTGCGGACGCCTCGGTGAAGGAGGGGGGCGCCGCGCGTGCCGGCGATCCCTTGATGGTGATGTCCGTCGAGAAGGCGTTCCGAGTGCTGAACGCGTTCGACGCGGCGCGTCCGACGATGAGCCTGACCCAGATCGCCTCGATCGTCGGGTTGGACAAAAGCGCGGCGCAGCGCTTCACCCACACGCTGGAAAAGCTGGGCTACCTGCACAAGGACCCGGAGACGAAGCGGTTCGAGCTGACGGTCAAGACGCTCGACCTCGGCCATCATTACCTGCGGGGCAACGGGCTGCTCGAACGCTCGATGCCCTACCTGATGCATCTCAGCAAGACGACCGAGGAGACGATCAATCTGACCATGCTGGACGACACGGAGATCGTCTTCGTGTCGCGCTTCATGAGCCGCCATGTGCTGAACACCGACGTCGTCCTCGGGATGCGGATGCCCGCCTACTGCACGGCGCCGGGGGTGGCGATGCTGTCGCGGATGTCGATGGAGGACGCCATCGATCTGATCGACCGCATGGACCTGCACCCCTACACGCCGAACACCACCTGGAAGCGCGAGGATCTGCTGGCGAAGATCGAGCGGTCCGCCGATCTCGGCTACGCCACCGCCTTCGAGGAATATTACCACGGCGACCTGTCGATCGCGGCGGCCATCGTCGGTCCGGCGGGCGCGCCCATTGGCGCCATCAACATTGCCGTCTCGCGCTCGCGCTTCACCCCGCAGGAGGCGGAGGAGCGCTTCGCCCCGCTGGTCGTCGCCGCGTCGTCGTCGATCTCCACCATCGGCCGTCCGGCCCCGCCGCGAAAAAATGGACGGCGATGAAAAAAGCTCTTGCCGGGCTAATCCAACCCGCCTATAACCCGGCTCCCACGACGCCGGGGCCGCTGAGAAGCGCGACGGCGGCAAGGGATCGGCAGAGATGCCGAAGACGAGACGAAGTAACGTCAGGCCAGCGTGAAAACAAAGGCTTGACAGACCGCTTCGGATCTTCTAGATACAGCGCCCCGACGCGCCGCACCGGACTCCGGTGACGCAGCGCGGGACGGGGCGGCGGTCCTTGGTGAGGGCCGCGGGATCTTGGAAATCGTTGATACCGTGTTGTGAGAAGGGATGCGCAGGCGGCGGTTTTGGCCGTTGGCCGCGGACCGGTTCCGGGTGGGACTGGCATCGCGGGTCGCTTGAGCATCTCGGTCAAGCAGTAAGAGACAACAGTTTCGAAAGCTTGGGTTGAGGTCGCGTTGAGCGGCCCTGTCAAGTGGATGCTTCGGTATCCAGCTTGAACCTGAGAGTTTGATCCTGGCTCAGAACGAACGCTGGCGGCATGCCTAACACATGCAAGTCGAACGAGGGCTTCGGCCCTAGTGGCGCACGGGTGAGTAACACGTGGGAACCTGCCTTTCGGTTCGGGATAACGTCTGGAAACGGACGCTAACACCGGATACGTCCTTCGGGAGAAAGTTTACGCCGAGAGAGGGGCCCGCGTCCGATTAGGTAGTTGGTGGGGTAATGGCCCACCAAGCCGACGATCGGTAGCTGGTCTGAGAGGATGATCAGCCACACTGGGACTGAGACACGGCCCAGACTCCTACGGGAGGCAGCAGTGGGGAATATTGGACAATGGGGGCAACCCTGATCCAGCAATGCCGCGTGAGTGATGAAGGCCTTAGGGTTGTAAAGCTCTTTCGCACGCGACGATGATGACGGTAGCGTGAGAAGAAGCCCCGGCTAACTTCGTGCCAGCAGCCGCGGTAATACGAAGGGGGCGAGCGTTGTTCGGAATTACTGGGCGTAAAGGGCGCGTAGGCGGCCCGATCAGTCAGATGTGAAAGCCCCGGGCTCAACCTGGGAACTGCATTTGATACTGTCGGGCTTGAGTTCCGGAGAGGATGGTGGAATTCCCAGTGTAGAGGTGAAATTCGTAGATATTGGGAAGAACACCGGTGGCGAAGGCGGCCATCTGGACGGACACTGACGCTGAGGCGCGAAAGCGTGGGGAGCAAACAGGATTAGATACCCTGGTAGTCCACGCCGTAAACGATGAATGCTAGACGCTGGGGTGCATGCACTTCGGTGTCGCCGCTAACGCATTAAGCATTCCGCCTGGGGAGTACGGCCGCAAGGTTAAAACTCAAAGGAATTGACGGGGGCCCGCACAAGCGGTGGAGCATGTGGTTTAATTCGAAGCAACGCGCAGAACCTTACCAACCCTTGACATGTCCACTACCGGCTCGAGAGATCGGGCTTTCAGTTCGGCTGGGTGGAACACAGGTGCTGCATGGCTGTCGTCAGCTCGTGTCGTGAGATGTTGGGTTAAGTCCCGCAACGAGCGCAACCCCTACCGCCAGTTGCCATCATTCAGTTGGGCACTCTGGTGGAACTGCCGGTGACAAGCCGGAGGAAGGCGGGGATGACGTCAAGTCCTCATGGCCCTTATGGGTTGGGCTACACACGTGCTACAATGGCGGTGACAGTGGGATGCGAAGTCGCAAGATGGAGCCAATCCCCAAAAGCCGTCTCAGTTCGGATTGCACTCTGCAACTCGGGTGCATGAAGTTGGAATCGCTAGTAATCGCGGATCAGCACGCCGCGGTGAATACGTTCCCGGGCCTTGTACACACCGCCCGTCACACCATGGGAGTTGGCTTTACCCGAAGGTGGTGCGCTAACCCGGCAACGGGAGGCAGCCAACCACGGTCAGGTCAGCGACTGGGGTGAAGTCGTAACAAGGTAGCCGTAGGGGAACCTGCGGCTGGATCACCTCCTTTCTAAGGAAAAGCCGGCCCGTCCATCGGGCCGCGAGCCATCCCAAAGCCGCCGCCGGCGCATCCCTTCTCACGGATCTCATCGTTGCCAACCAAGTGATGAGCTTGGGCAGCGAGGGGCTAGTAGCTCAGTTGGTTAGAGCGCGCGCTTGATAAGCGTGAGGTCGGAGGTTCAAATCCTCCCTGGCCCACCACCCATCAGGCCATCCATTGGTTTGGAAGCGCGCTTGGTACCGACATGGGGGCATAGCTCAGTTGGGAGAGCGCCTGCTTTGCAAGCAGGAGGTCGTCGGTTCGATCCCGTCTGCCTCCACCAGTCTTTTCTGGTGTCGAGGCTTGGGTTCCGGCAGAGATCCGTCTGAAGGAAACGCAACACGGAAACGTGAGCTTCGGGCTCCTCATCGAGGGGACTGGAGCGGGATCATGGACAGTGTGAAGACGATTGTTAAGTGACCGAGGACGGACCTCGGGCCGGCTCTGAAGAAGAGTTGGTTCGATGGTCAATGCATCTTGCGGCGTTGTGCGTGCGTCTGGGCTTGCCCCTGCGCGTGGCGCAACCGCTGAGTTTAGGATCAAGCGTCTGAAGGGCATCTGGTGGATGCCTTGGCACTGAGAGGCGATGAAGGACGCAGCACGTTGCGATAAGCCATGGGGAGCCGCGAGCAGGCTTTGATCCGTGGATTTCCGAATGGGGCAACCCACCGCGCAAGCGGTATCCCGCACTGAATCCATAGGTGCGGGAGGCGAACCCGGCGAACTGAAACATCTAAGTAGCCGGAGGAAAGGACATCAACCGAGACTCCGCTAGTAGTGGCGAGCGAACGCGGACCAGGCCAGTCATTCAGTCTACATAACCGGAACCGTCTGGAAAGGCGGGCCAGAGCGGGTGATAGCCCCGTACGGGTAAACCGGACTGAATGCTCGAGTAGGGCGGGGCACGTGAAACCCTGTCCGAACATGGGGGGACCACCCTCCAAGCCTAAGTACTCCTCAGTGACCGATAGTGCACCAGTACCGTGAGGGAAAGGTGAAAAGCACCCCGACGAGGGGAGTGAAACAGTTCCTGAAACCGGATGCCTACAAGCAGTCGGAGCCGCCTTGCGCGGTGACGGCGTACCTTTTGTATAATGGGTCAGCGACTTACAGTAAGCAGCGAGCTTAAGGCGATAGCCGGAGGCGCAGCGAAAGCGAGTCTGAACAGGGCGCTTGAGTTGCTTGCTGTAGACCCGAAACCCGGTGATCTAGCCATGGGCAGGTTGAAGGTGCGGTAACACGCACTGGAGGACCGAACTCACGCCTGTTGAAAAAGTCGGAGATGACCTGTGGCTAGGGGTGAAAGGCCAATCAAACCGGGAAATAGCTGGTTCTCCGCGAAAGCTATTTAGGTAGCGCGTCGGGCGATTGCCCACGGGGGTAGAGCACTGGATGGGCTAGGGGGCCTCGCGGCTTACCAAACCTAACCAAACTCCGAATACCGTGGAGCACAGCCCGGCAGACAGACGGTGGGTGCTAAGGTCCATCGTCGAGAGGGAAACAGCCCAGACCGCCAGCTAAGGTCCCGAAATCACGGCTAAGTGGGAAAGGATGTGGGAAGGCCATGACAACCAGGAGGTTGGCTTAGAAGCAGCCATCCTTTAAAGAAAGCGTAATAGCTCACTGGTCTAGTTAAGCCGGCCTGCGCCGAAAATGTATCGGGGCTCAAGCCGTGTACCGAAGCTGCGGATGTGATCTCTGATCACGTGGTAGCGGAGCGTTCCGTAAGCCTGCGAAGGGTCCCCGCGAGGGTGCCTGGAGGTATCGGAAGTGAGAATGCTGACATGAGTAGCGACAAACAGTGTGAGAAACACTGTCGCCGAAAGTCCAAGGGTTCCTGCGCAAGGTTAATCCACGCAGGGTGAGCCGGCCCCTAAGGCGAGGCCGAAAGGCGTAGTCGATGGGAACCACGTTAATATTCGTGGGCCAGCGGGTGTGTGACGAATGGGAAAGCGTGTCGGGCCTTATCGGATTGGCCCGGCTGGGGACCCGTTCCAGGAAACAGCCCCCGCATCAGACCGTACCCCAAACCGACACAGGTGGACTGGTAGAGTATACCCAGGCGCTTGAGAGAATGGTGTTGAAGGAACTCGGCAAATTGCCCTCGTAACTTCGGAAGAAGAGGGCCCCGTCGCGGCGCAAGCCGGGGCGGGGGGCACAGACCAGGGGGTGGCGACTGTTTACTAAAAACACAGGGCTCTGCGAAGCCGTACAAGGCGACGTATAGGGTCTGACGCCTGCCCGGTGCCGGAAGGTTAAGAGGAGGGGTTCACGCTCCGAATTGAAGCCCCGGTAAACGGCGGCCGTAACTATAACGGTCCTAAGGTAGCGAAATTCCTTGTCGGGTAAGTTCCGACCTGCACGAATGGCGTAACGACTTCCCCGCTGTCTCCAACACCAACTCAGCGAAATTGAACTCTCCGTGAAGATGCGGAGTACCCGCGGTCAGACGGAAAGACCCCGTGCACCTTTACTACAGCTTTGCAGTGGTGCTAGGGATCTCATGTGTAGGATAGGTGGGAGGCTAGGAAACCCGGGCGCCAGCTCGGGCGGAGCCATCCTTGAAATACCACCCTTGAGGTCTCTGGCATCTAACCGCGCTCCGTCGATCCGGAGCCGGGACCCTGCATGGCGGGTAGTTTGACTGGGGCGGTCGCCTCCCAAAGTGTAACGGAGGCGCGCGATGGTGGGCTCAGAGCGGTCGGAAATCGCTCGACGAGTGCAATGGCATAAGCCCGCCTGACTGCAAGACAGACAAGTCGAGCAGAGACGAAAGTCGGCCATAGTGATCCGGTGGTCCCACGTGGACGGGCCATCGCTCAACGGATAAAAGGTACGCCGGGGATAACAGGCTGATGACTCCCAAGAGTCCATATCGACGGAGTCGTTTGGCACCTCGATGTCGGCTCATCACATCCTGGGGCTGGAGCAGGTCCCAAGGGTTCGGCTGTTCGCCGATTAAAGTGGTACGTGAGCTGGGTTTAGAACGTCGTGAGACAGTTCGGTCCCTATCTGCCGTGGGTGTCGGAGTTTTGCGAGGATCTGTCCCTAGTACGAGAGGACCGGGATGGACATACCTCTGGTGCACCGGTTGTCACGCCAGTGGCATGGCCGGGTAGCTAAGTATGGACGGGATAACCGCTGAAAGCATCTAAGCGGGAAACCCACCTCAAAACCAGAACTCCCTTGAGAGCCGTGACAGACCATCACGTCGATAGGAGGCATGTGGACGGGCGGCAACGCCTGAAGCTGAGCCTTACTAATCGCTCGATCGGCTTGATCCTTCCCAGCAGGATGCCCGCGCGCAGCGGCAAGCCCTGGGCGCACGAGCCAACACCGCAAGACCAAGAACGCAGACGTCCTCACTTAACGAAACCCGCCCGTCCGGTCCGGATGGTTCGCGTGTGCCTTGGTGACCTGGTGGTCATGGCGAGGCTCCCAACACCCGATCCCATTCCGAACTCGGCCGTGAAACGCCTCAGCGCCAATGGTACTGCGTCTTAAGACGTGGGAGAGTAGGTCGCCGCCAGGTCACCACGGCACACGCCAAGCCATCAAGGACTTGGATGGATGGGTTTCAACCACACTCGACAATCGTCATTGCACTGCCGGTTCCCAGCAGCCCAACACCCGCGGGGTGGAGCAGCCCGGTAGCTCGTCAGGCTCATAACCTGAAGGTCGCAGGTTCAAATCCTGCCCCCGCAACCAAATCACCTGTTCGCCAAGGCCGGTTCCCATTCGGGACCGGCCTTTCGCGTTTCCTGGCCGCAGGTCCGATCAAGGCGCTTCGGGTCGTGAGGCCGCATCGCCAGCCTCGTCGACAATTTCCGATGCTTGATCTGGCTTGAGGGGCGGACTGCACCCGGATAGCGCCAAAGCCGCCGCATATTTCCGCCTTCTCAGCCAAAACCGAGAGTCCAGCCCCTGAAATGCGCGGCTTTTCCACCCGCGCGGCCCCTCATCGGCATGAACCCGCTCTCAGGGGCGGTTTATCGAGGTGCTCATATGGCCGGCGCAGGGCGAACCAAACCGTTGGACAAAAGGACAGAGCGCCCCGCACAGTGTCCACCATCATGATTGGATTGCGTGCTTTTGCCAGGCACCTCGTTGCCGCTCTTGTGCTGGTCCCGTTCCTGCCGCCGGGTATCGCGGTGGGGCAGGACACGGATGCCGCCGTCACCGTGCTGACATCCTTTCCCGCGGCCTTTTACGAACCTGTGCGTGAAGCGTTCGAGGCGACCCACCCGGATTGGCGCCTGCGCATCGTCAACACGAAGACCACCGCGGCGATCAGCCAGTTGCAGGAGCGGAGTGACGGTGGCGTTGACGTCTTCTGGGCGTCCGCTCCCGACGCCTTCGAGGTGCTGAAAGCGGCCAACCGTCTGGAGCCGGTCGCCCCGCCGCCGACGGGAGCACCGCCAACCATCGGGAACCAGCCCATCAACGATCCGGACGGGGCCTATCTCGGTTTTGCGCTGTCGGGCTATGGGCTGCTGTGGAACCCGCGTTATCTCGACCGGCACGGCCTGCCGACGCCGAAGCGGTGGGAGGATCTTCGCCACCCCATCTATGCCCGGCATCTCGGCATCACCGCCCCGTCGCGCTCCGGCACCATGCATCTGATGGTCGAAACCGTGCTGCAGATGCAGGGATGGGAACGCGGATGGGCGACTTGGCTGGAGATCGCCGGGAATCTCGCCACCGTGACGGCGCGCAGCTACGGCGTGGTGGACGGCATCGTCAAAGGGCGCTTCGGCGTCGGGCTGAGCATCGATTTCCTTGGGCAGTCCGCCGGGTTGGAGGAGGACGATCTGCGCTTCGCCTATCCCGCCGATAGCCTGTTCCTTCCCGCCAGCGTGGCACTGCTGCGCGGCGCGCCAAACCCGGACGGAGCGCGCGCCTTCATCAACTTCCTGCTGTCCCCGGCCGGTCAGGCGCTGCTCGTCCGCCCGGACATCCAGCGGCTGCCGGTGCGGCCCGACGCCTACGCCGCAGCCCCCGCCGGCTATCCCGACCCCTACCGTACGGAGACGGGGGACGACCTGTTCCTGTTCGACCGCGCCCTGTCCGGCGCCCGCTACGAGCTGGTGAATCTGCTGTTCGACGAGCTGGTGACCTTTCGGGTCAAGACGCTGAACCGGGTCTGGCTGCTGATCCACGAGGGGGAGGCGCGCCTGCACGCGCTCTACGGTTCCGCAAATCATGAGCCGGTCGCGGCGGACCTGCTGCGCGCCGCGCGGGCGGCGGCCACCGCGGTCCCGGTCTCCGCGGCGGAGGCCACCGACCCCACCTTCTCCATGGCGTTGCGCCGCCCGGTGCGTGGCCTTCCCGTGTCGAGCCGGCAGGCGGAACAGGAAGCCGCATGGCGCACCTTCTCCCGGCAACGGCTGGACGAGGCGCTCGCCCTGGCGGAGCGCGCGCTGATCATCCTGCGCGTGGCCGGCGGCGAAGGGGTCT
It encodes:
- a CDS encoding IclR family transcriptional regulator; translation: MVMSVEKAFRVLNAFDAARPTMSLTQIASIVGLDKSAAQRFTHTLEKLGYLHKDPETKRFELTVKTLDLGHHYLRGNGLLERSMPYLMHLSKTTEETINLTMLDDTEIVFVSRFMSRHVLNTDVVLGMRMPAYCTAPGVAMLSRMSMEDAIDLIDRMDLHPYTPNTTWKREDLLAKIERSADLGYATAFEEYYHGDLSIAAAIVGPAGAPIGAINIAVSRSRFTPQEAEERFAPLVVAASSSISTIGRPAPPRKNGRR
- a CDS encoding ABC transporter substrate-binding protein; this translates as MLVPFLPPGIAVGQDTDAAVTVLTSFPAAFYEPVREAFEATHPDWRLRIVNTKTTAAISQLQERSDGGVDVFWASAPDAFEVLKAANRLEPVAPPPTGAPPTIGNQPINDPDGAYLGFALSGYGLLWNPRYLDRHGLPTPKRWEDLRHPIYARHLGITAPSRSGTMHLMVETVLQMQGWERGWATWLEIAGNLATVTARSYGVVDGIVKGRFGVGLSIDFLGQSAGLEEDDLRFAYPADSLFLPASVALLRGAPNPDGARAFINFLLSPAGQALLVRPDIQRLPVRPDAYAAAPAGYPDPYRTETGDDLFLFDRALSGARYELVNLLFDELVTFRVKTLNRVWLLIHEGEARLHALYGSANHEPVAADLLRAARAAATAVPVSAAEATDPTFSMALRRPVRGLPVSSRQAEQEAAWRTFSRQRLDEALALAERALIILRVAGGEGVWP